From one Cynocephalus volans isolate mCynVol1 chromosome X, mCynVol1.pri, whole genome shotgun sequence genomic stretch:
- the RPL36A gene encoding large ribosomal subunit protein eL42, whose translation MVSPTDSHEEVRPGISYILPFPGRPLSFRDHSAPASMVNVPKTRRTFCKKCGKHQPHKVTQYKKGKDSLYAQGKRRYDRKQSGYGGQTKPIFRKKAKTTKKIVLRLECVEPNCRSKRMLAIKRCKHFELGGDKKRKGQVIQF comes from the exons ATGGTGTCTCCCACCGACTCCCATGAGGAAGTGCGACCGGGAATCTCCTATATACTTCCGTTTCCGGGCCGGCCTCTTTCTTTTCGTGACCATAGCGCTCCCGCAAGCATG GTGAATGTTCCTAAAACTCGCCGGACTTTCTGTAAGAAGTGTGGCAAGCACCAACCCCACAAAGTGACACAGTACAAGAAGGGCAAGGATTCTCTGTATGCCCAGG GAAAGCGGCGTTATGACAGGAAGCAGAGTGGCTATGGTGGGCAGACTAAGCCGATTTTCCGGAAAAAG gctAAAACTACGAAGAAGATTGTGCTGAGGCTTGAGTGTGTTGAGCCTAACTGCAGATCTAAGAGAATGCTGGCTATTAAGAGATGCAAGCATTTTGAACTGGGAGGAGATAAGAAGAGAAAG GGCCAAGTGATCCAATTCTAA
- the GLA gene encoding alpha-galactosidase A has translation MTMNLRSRNQRLGCLLALRFLALVLWAVHGAKALDNGLAMTPTMGWLHWERFMCNLNCQEEPDSCISEHLFMQMADLMVSDGWKDAGYEYLCIDDCWMAPQRDSKGRLQADPQRFPGGISRLADYVHNKGLKLGIYADVGNKTCAGFPGSFGYYDIDAQTFADWGVDLLKFDGCYCDSVEHLTDGYKYMSMALNRTGRSIVYSCEWPLYVWPFQKPDYTEIRQYCNHWRNFGDIFDSWQSVKSILDWTSSHQKGIVDVAGPGGWNDPDMLVIGNFGLSWDQQVTQMALWAIMAAPLLMSNDLRHISPQAKALLQNKDVIAINQDPLGKQGYQLRKEENIEVWERPLSDLAWVVAMINLQEIGGPRSYTISVAPLGRGVACNPACLIIQLLPEKKELGFYEWDSNLKTWINPTGTVLLRLERTSQHTSKLLL, from the exons ATGACAATGAATCTGAGGAGCAGAAATCAGCGGCTGGGCTGCTTGCTTGCTCTCCGCTTTCTAGCCCTGGTTCTGTGGGCCGTCCATGGGGCCAAGGCACTGGACAACGGCTTGGCGATGACGCCTACCATGGGCTGGCTGCACTGGGAGCGCTTCATGTGCAACCTTAACTGCCAGGAAGAGCCGGATTCCTGCATCAG TGAGCACCTCTTCATGCAGATGGCAGATCTCATGGTCTCAGATGGCTGGAAGGATGCAGGTTATGAGTACCTCTGCATTGATGACTGTTGGATGGCTCCTCAAAGAGATTCAAAAGGCAGACTTCAGGCAGACCCTCAGCGTTTTCCTGGTGGGATCAGCCGCCTTGCTGATTAT GTCCATAACAAAGGACTGAAACTAGGGATTTATGCAGATGTTGGAAATAAAACCTGTGCAGGCTTCCCTGGGAGTTTTGGATACTATGACATTGATGCCCAGACCTTTGCTGACTGGGGAGTAGATCTACTAAAATTTGATGGTTGTTACTGTGACAGTGTGGAACATTTGACAGATG GTTATAAGTACATGTCCATGGCCCTGAACAGGACTGGCAGAAGCATTGTGTACTCCTGTGAGTGGCCCCTTTATGTGTGGCCCTTTCAGAAG CCTGATTACACAGAAATCCGACAGTACTGCAATCACTGGAGAAATTTTGGGGACATTTTTGATTCCTGGCAAAGTGTAAAGAGTATCTTGGACTGGACATCTTCTCACCAGAAGGGAATTGTTGATGTCGCTGGACCAGGGGGTTGGAATGACCCAGATATG TTAGTGATTGGCAACTTTGGTCTCAGCTGGGATCAGCAAGTAACTCAGATGGCCCTCTGGGCTATCATGGCAGCTCCTTTACTCATGTCTAACGACCTCCGACACATCAGCCCTCAAGCCAAAGCTCTACTTCAGAATAAGGATGTAATTGCCATCAACCAGGACCCCTTGGGCAAGCAGGGGTACCAGCTTAGAAAG gAAGAAAACATTGAAGTGTGGGAACGACCTCTCTCAGACTTAGCCTGGGTTGTAGCTATGATAAACCTGCAGGAGATTGGTGGACCTCGCTCTTACACCATCTCAGTTGCTCCGCTGGGTCGAGGAGTGGCCTGTAATCCTGCCTGCCTCATTATACAGCTCCTCCCTGAGAAAAAGGAGCTTGGGTTCTATGAATGGgattcaaacttaaaaacttgGATAAATCCCACAGGTACTGTTTTGCTTCGGCTAGAAAGAACAAGCCAGCATACATCAAAACTCTTACTTTAA